In Gopherus flavomarginatus isolate rGopFla2 chromosome 1, rGopFla2.mat.asm, whole genome shotgun sequence, a single genomic region encodes these proteins:
- the LOC127050158 gene encoding uncharacterized protein LOC127050158 yields METTCPKYAPAWSAQEVVDLITVWGEESVQAELRFSRKDADIYAMIAHGMGEKGYMRDIQQCCVKIKELCQAYQEAMEMNSFSGAESHTCRFYNELHVILKGDPTSSPTSNMDTSQVCESRDNKENDMVYEEEEEEENGRQMSGGSIFPESQEIFLTLELCGLQDITVANHDAGEGTSAGNVSFGTSSIPEGRLSLIRRR; encoded by the exons atggagactacATGCCCCAAATATGCTCCAGCCTGGTCTGCACAGGAAGTAGTGGATCTCAtcactgtgtggggagaagagtctgtgcaggcagaactccgatTCAGCAGAAAAGACGCTGACATCTATGCAATGATTGCTCAtggaatgggggagaagggctacatgaGGGACatacagcagtgctgtgtgaaaataaaagaacttTGCCAAGCATACCAGGAGGCAATGGAGATGAACAGTTTTTCTGGTGCTGAATCCCACACATGCCGGTTCTACAACGAGCTGCATGTGATTCTCAAGGGTGACCCTACCAGCAGCCCCACAAGCAACATGGACACCTCCCAGGTGTGTGAGTCTAGGGACAACAAGGAGAACGATATGGTgtatgaggaagaggaggaggaggagaatgggagacagaTGAGTGGTGGATCCATTTTCCCTGAGagccaggaaatatttttaaccctggagcTCTGTGGGTTGCAGGACATCACGGTAGCCAACCATGATGctggggaaggcacctctg CTGGAAATGTGTCCTTTGGCACGTCATCAATACCTGAAGGCAGACTTTCACTGATTAGAAGGAGGTGA